The Mycolicibacterium insubricum DNA segment GGCGGGAATCGATTCACCACCGGCCAGGACTACTTCGCGGACCCTGCCGTCGCCGGACAGAGCCTCGACCAGCGCACCCGTCCGGATGTTGACGCCCTCCTCCCGGTGGATCCGGTCGAAGAACGCCGATACCTCCGGGGCGGTGACCCGTTCGAGGACACGCTCGGTCGCCTCGAGCACGGTGACCTCCAGGCCCAACGCACGCAACGAGGCGGCCGTCTCCAGTCCGATGTAGCCGCCGCCGACGATCACGGCTCGACGCCCCGGTCTGGTGGCGTCTCGGATCTTCTCGACGTCCGCCGCGGTGCGTAGGTAGAAGACTCCGGCCAGGTCGGCTCCCGGGGTGGGGAGCCGACGAGGGCGGGCGCCCGTGCACAGCGCGAGCCTGTCGTAGGGCAGCGACTCGCCGGTGCTCAGCGAGAGGTGGCCCGCCGCACGGTCGACCGCCTCCACCGTCGCATCCAGGAGTTGGATTCGCTGCTTGGTGTAGAACTCGGCGCTGCGGATCGCGAGCTCCTCGAGGGTGCACTTGCCGGCCAGGTATGCCTTCGACAGCGGAGGGCGTTGGTAGGGCAGCGCCGACTCGTCGCCGACGAGGACGATCTCACCGGTCCACCCTTCCTGGCGCAGACTGGCCGAGAGTTGGGCCCCGGCATGGCTGGCCCCGACGATGAGCGCCCGCTCCAATGTCATGCGTCGGA contains these protein-coding regions:
- a CDS encoding NAD(P)/FAD-dependent oxidoreductase codes for the protein MTLERALIVGASHAGAQLSASLRQEGWTGEIVLVGDESALPYQRPPLSKAYLAGKCTLEELAIRSAEFYTKQRIQLLDATVEAVDRAAGHLSLSTGESLPYDRLALCTGARPRRLPTPGADLAGVFYLRTAADVEKIRDATRPGRRAVIVGGGYIGLETAASLRALGLEVTVLEATERVLERVTAPEVSAFFDRIHREEGVNIRTGALVEALSGDGRVREVVLAGGESIPADLVIVGIGVEPNTELAAAAGLVVDNGVVIDDQARTSDPAIVAAGDCVSHDMARYGRRIRLESVPSAAEQAKVAAATICGKSKTIAALPWFWSDQYDLKLQIAGLNTGYDEVVLSGDPTRDRDFTCFYLRAGELIAADCVNRPRDFMFSKRVITQQVPVDRAELVLAGSA